AGAGGTGGTGCAGGGCTGGCAGGGGGCCTGGCCCACATGCTGGGCGGGAGGAGAAGGGCTTCGCATGGTTGGCTTTGGTGACAGGCTGGGTAGGTGCTGAGATGTTCCTGGAGAACTCTGGCCCCCGGGATGGCCAGGAGGTGGGTTTCCTGGTTTCGGGGGCGCAGGAGCAGGTTTTTTAACAGCTCGGCGCAGAGTGTGCGGGCTAGGGCCTGCGGAATTGTGCCCTGGGCCGACAGAGAGCTGATGGGAGCCAGCTGTGGTCTGGGCCTGGTTCTGGCCAGTGGCCATCTGATTGCTGTTTCtcgctggggcaggggcaggtgcgGGGTCCTTGGGTTTTGGTGGACTCTCCTTCTTCACCAAGTCCCCTTCCATGACCGCCATGCTGGCAGGCCGCTTTCTCTCGAGGGTCCCTGAGTCAGAGTCATTTCCAATGTGAGATGAGTGATTGGAATTTGGGGTGACGAGAGGCACAAATGCTTCTGATACATTAAATTCCACCTCTTCAGGGAAGAACCAGTCGGCGTGCTGGATAATGGGCTCGATGACCGCGACCACGTGGACAGAGGTGGCCACTGCCATTTCAGCCAGAGTTCCTTCAGTTTTGGCCCATAATAAGTTAGGGCCTAACACAATTGCAATGTTGCTGGGAGTCATTTTATTGACGTCGCTGGTCTGAGCAAGCTTTGCAAGGAACTTGATTAAATACCTAAAGTTAACAAAATTTTGTGGTGGAACTTTTGACATGTTCTCCACAAATCCtgaagctttttgtcttgatcaGATATACACACTTGCAACTTGTGTCCATTCTTCATACAGATTAAAAGTCATCAGAGGTTCAGGCAGTTCCCGTAAATAGGACTTTAAAGCACCTGCAACAGCATGGGGGTCAGAGTAGAACTCATCCAGGTGAGAAGTAGAACAGTCTAAAGCAGCTTTCAGTTTCTTTAACTTGGAGGCCCCAGCCCCAATTCGGAAAAGGCCCTCCTCCTTCATGCCCTTCTCCAGGAGCAGCATGACGCAGGCTTCGATGGGCAGGGCAATCTCACGGCCGCTCCGCTTCAGGTGTTCCTCCAAGGGCGTCCCAAAGGCTGGCTTTTCCGCCCACTTATCTTGATGGGCTCGCATTTCGGGAAGGGCCTTTTCTAAGACTGCTAATGCTTTTCTATGGTAATCTGCTTGGACTTCTAATAACGTAACAAAGAATTTGCCATACTCCCCTTCTTTAGCCATAAAGTTGTACATGTCTGCGGCAAGTTGATCCTTGCACAGTTCTACTTTATTTCCAGCTTCATCCATCTCTTCCTTTAGGGTATTTATTTTTGACGGAAGCCCCTGGAAGTTGGTTCCTGAAGATTTGTGAGCCTGGTTCCACCTGGCTCTGACCGAATCCCAGTCTAACACCAATTTAGCGAGCTGTTTCCTCTGTTTTTGGATGTTGGGAATCTCCACCTCTGCTATGCTGCACAGAGGCtccacaatctctctctcaacaaaGACTTCATGCTGTGTAAGTTCTAGAGCCAGCTGATTCTCGGCATCACCACACGTCTCCAGCATCTTCCCCAGCAGAGACTCTTCCAGTTGAGTTGATGCTTCCTGCATGTTCTGCGCGAGAGTGGTCAGCGGGAGTTTTTTATATCTCCTCTCAGCGTCGGTGCCATGCTGGCCCTGGAAACATGCCATCAGACACTTGTGCGAATGGTGACACATTGACCGAACCGTGTCCAGGCGCCGCTCGATCTGTAACATCTTCACTGAGGACCTCTGTCTTCTCGGCTCTGCCCACGGTCTGGTTGGCCAGCTGCTTCATGCAGTTGAATTGCTTCTTCATggtggcggcagcggcggccGGCGGGGCTAGGGCCGGGCAGCTCTatcctcttatttttaattatgtttttaatattttatacagtCATACTAATCTGGCTTgctgtttcttctttcattagtttaaaaatgtattttgtctcttttagttattttttacatttatggaGATTATTTTAACTTGAATCCACTTGGAGTATTTGACAGATGGTGGTATATAATAATTCTAGATACCTTCCCCATGGTTTCAGTTTTAACATGTTATGTTAAATTCTCAGAGTAAATTAGATTCCACTTCTTGTATTTACATTGGTCCACtggtcttcatttttcttttttggctacATAAGTGGTTGTGACTTGGTAATCCATCTTATCTGGTATAGCAAGTCTTCACACTGCCTGTTCTTTTGGGCCATCTTTTGATCCTCTTGCTCATTTACTTTTTCCTATCGATGTGGGAATGACTTACATAGACTCTATAAAGTAGCCATTGCTATGTTAATGGCAACTGTGTTAAAGGTATGAATTACCACCATTTTTTCTATGCTTAGTCTTCATATCATATTGGCTATCTCTCCATTTAACCTATATTTTTGCCCTAAAATTTCCTTATCGTCTTTATGTATGAACTCTGTTCATGAACTTTATCCTCAGGGATAAAAATATAAGtcatcatggggcgcctggggggctcagtgggttaagcctctgccttcggctcaggtcatgatattagggtcctgggatcgagccccacataaggctctctgctcagcagggagcctgcttccccctctctgcctgcctctctgcctacttgtgatctctctctctctgtcaaataaataaataaaatctttaaaaaaaataagtcatcataaataaatctttcaatatGCTAACTTATTCTACTTGACAGAATTTTATTTAAGACTGTTGTACCCACACTGATTAAAAAGTCTAAACTgcatttcttttcctgtctttgcCAGA
The DNA window shown above is from Neovison vison isolate M4711 chromosome 11, ASM_NN_V1, whole genome shotgun sequence and carries:
- the LOC122889845 gene encoding LOW QUALITY PROTEIN: rho GTPase-activating protein 17-like (The sequence of the model RefSeq protein was modified relative to this genomic sequence to represent the inferred CDS: inserted 3 bases in 2 codons; deleted 1 base in 1 codon); translated protein: MKKQFNCMKQLANQTVGRAEKTEVLSEDXLQIERRLDTVRSMCHHSHKCLMACFQGQHGTDAERRYKKLPLTTLAQNMQEASTQLEESLLGKMLETCGDAENQLALELTQHEVFVEREIVEPLCSIAEVEIPNIQKQRKQLAKLVLDWDSVRARWNQAHKSSGTNFQGLPSKINTLKEEMDEAGNKVELCKDQLAADMYNFMAKEGEYGKFFVTLLEVQADYHRKALAVLEKALPEMRAHQDKWAEKPAFGTPLEEHLKRSGREIALPIEACVMLLLEKGMKEEGLFRIGAGASKLKKLKAALDCSTSHLDEFYSDPHAVAGALKSYLRELPEPLMTFNLYEEWTQVASVYSDQDKKLQDLWRTCQKXPPQNFVNFRYLIKFLAKLAQTSDVNKMTPSNIAIVLGPNLLWAKTEGTLAEMAVATSVHVVAVIEPIIQHADWFFPEEVEFNVSEAFVPLVTPNSNHSSHIGNDSDSGTLERKRPASMAVMEGDLVKKESPPKPKDPAPAPAPARNSNQMATGQNQAQTTAGSHQLSVGPGHNSAGPSPHTLRRAVKKPAPAPPKPGNPPPGHPGGQSSPGTSQHLPSLSPKPTMRSPSPPAQHVGQAPCQPCTTSQPSAPRRYSSSLSRIQAPSHPPPQPPTQAALLGHSKPSSQGQPAPVALPSEPGLEQPLHTPPQTPTPPSTPPLGKQNPSLPASQAQAVSNPEMAQPHTGTLPRPRLVPKPRNRPSMPPPPHPPGAHSAGDGTLTNAAPTASKIVTDTSSRVSEPLRSTFPDMHSDSASKDLPRRILLDIDNDTESTAL